In Daphnia pulicaria isolate SC F1-1A chromosome 5, SC_F0-13Bv2, whole genome shotgun sequence, a single genomic region encodes these proteins:
- the LOC124340860 gene encoding alpha-actinin, sarcomeric isoform X4, producing MVEMTMTTMMDVNGVYMEQEEEWEREGLLDPAWEKQQRKTFTAWCNSHLRKAGTGIDNIEDDFRNGLKLMLLLEVISGETLPKPDRGKMRFHKIANVNKALDFIASKGVKLVSIGAEEIVDGNTKMTLGMIWTIILRFAIQDISVEEMTAKEGLLLWCQRKTAPYKNVNVQNFHLSFKDGLAFCALIHRHRPDLIPNYNQLSKDNPLENLNLAFDVAEKYLDIPRMLDPEDLCNSAMPDERAIMTYVSSYYHCFAGKIKAETAANRICKVLKVNQENERLMEEYERLASDLLEWIKRTLPWLESRQTDNSLAGVQKKLDEYRQYRRKHKPPRVEQKAKLETNFNTLQTKLRLSNRPAYMPTEGKMVSDIANAWKGLEGCEKSFEEWLLSEMMRLERLDHLAQKFKHKSDIHQGWTQGKEEMLSSQDFRSCRLPELKALKKKHEAFESDLAAHQDRVEQIAAIAQELNALDYHDTASVNARCQLICDQWDRLGSLTQSRRQALEEAERVLEKIDQLHLEFAKRAAPFNNWLDGAREDLVDMFIVHTMEEIQGLLDAHEQFKATLGEADKEYQSIVGLVQQVESIASQHSIPGGLDNPYTSLTAKDITSKWAEVRQLVPQRDGTLQAELRKQQNNELMRRQFAEKANSVGPWIERQMDAVASIAMGMQGSLEDQLVRLKEYEQNVYAYKSHMEELEKLNQGIQESMVFENRYTQYTMETLRVGWEQLLTSINRNINEVENQILTRDSKGITQEQLNEFRSSFNHFDKNRVGHLKPDEYKSCLVSLGYSLGKDKQGDIDFQRIMAIVDPNNSGYVLFDAFLDFMTRESTDSDTAEQVIDSFRILAGDKPYILPDELRRELPPDQAEYCIQRMQPYKGPDGIPDALDYMSFSTALYGESDL from the exons ATGGTCGAAATGACGATGACGACCATGATGGATGTCAACGGCGTCTATAtggagcaagaagaagaatgggagCGAGAGGGATTACTCGATCCAGCTTGGGAGAAACAACAGCGAAAG ACTTTTACAGCCTGGTGCAATTCTCACCTGCGCAAAGCCGGAACTGGAATTGACAACATCGAGGATGATTTCCGCAACGGACTCAAGCTCATGCTCTTGCTGGAAGTCATCTCCGGCGAGACCCTGCCCAAGCCCGACCGGGGAAAGATGAGATTCCACAAGATTGCCAATGTCAACAAGGCACTGGATTTTATCGCCAGCAAGGGCGTCAAGCTCGTCTCCATCGGAGCTGAAG AAATCGTTGATGGCAACACCAAAATGACTTTGGGTATGATTTGGACCATCATCTTGCGCTTCGCCATCCAGGATATTTCCGTCGAGGAAATGACGGCCAAGGAGGGTCTCCTCTTGTGGTGCCAGCGCAAGACGGCGCCTTACAAGAACGTTAACGTTCAAAATTTCCACCTCAG ctTCAAGGATGGCCTTGCCTTCTGTGCCTTGATTCACCGTCATCGTCCGGATCTGATACCCAACTACAACCAGCTGTCCAAG GACAATCCTTTGGAAAACTTGAACTTGGCTTTCGATGTAGCCGAGAAATACTTGGACATCCCTCGCATGTTGGATCCAGAAG ACCTGTGCAATTCCGCCATGCCTGACGAGCGTGCCATCATGACCTacgtttcttcttattatcaTTGCTTTGCCGGAAAAATTAAG GCGGAAACCGCAGCTAATCGCATCTGCAAAGTGCTCAAGGTTAACCAGGAGAATGAGCGCCTCATGGAAGAATACGAGCGTCTGGCCAGCGAC CTGTTGGAATGGATCAAGAGGACCTTGCCTTGGCTCGAGTCTCGTCAAACTGACAATTCTTTGGCCGGCGtgcaaaagaaattggacGAGTACCGGCAATACCGCCGCAAGCACAAGCCTCCTCGCGTTGAACAGAAGGCCAAACTGGAAACCAACTTCAACACGCTGCAGACAAAGCTGCGTCTGTCCAACCGACCTGCGTACATGCCCACCGAAGGCAAAATGGTTTCG GATATCGCCAATGCATGGAAGGGCTTGGAAGGGTGCGAGAAATCGTTTGAGGAGTGgctcctctcggaaatgatgaG ACTGGAACGTTTGGACCATTTGGCCCAGAAGTTCAAGCACAAATCCGACATCCATCAAGGATGGACTCAAGGCAAAGAAGAGATGCTCTCTTCTCAG GATTTCCGCTCTTGCCGTCTGCCGGAACTGAAGGCTCTCAAGAAGAAGCACGAAGCTTTCGAGAGCGACTTGGCTGCCCACCAAGATCGAGTCGAACAAATTGCTGCCATCGCTCAAGAACTCAA TGCGCTGGATTATCACGACACGGCTTCGGTTAACGCCCGCTGTCAGCTTATTTGCGACCAGTGGGATCGACTGGGATCACTAACCCAATCTCGTCGTCAAGCATTGGAGGAGGCCGAACGAGTGCTGGAGAAGATTGATCAACTTCATTTGGAGTTCGCCAAAAGGGCCGCG CCTTTCAACAACTGGTTGGATGGAGCACGTGAGGATTTGGTCGACATGTTCATCGTCCACACGATGGAAGAAATCCAGGGCTTGTTGGATGCTCACGAACAGTTCAAAGCCACGCTCGGCGAGGCGGATAAGGAATACCAATCGATCGTCGGTCTGGTTCAACAAGTCGAATCGATTGCCAGCCAGCACAGCATCCCCGGCGGCTTGGACAATCCATACACCAGTCTTACGGccaag gACATCACTTCCAAATGGGCGGAAGTCCGTCAGTTGGTTCCTCAAAGGGACGGCACTCTGCAGGCCGAGCTTCGTAAACAACAGAACAATGAGCTTATGCGCCGCCAGTTTGCCGAAAAGGCTAACTCGGTTGGACCGTGGATTGAGCGCCAAATGGACGCCGTGGCTTCGATCGCAATGGGAATGCAG GGATCATTGGAGGATCAGTTGGTCCGCTTGAAAGAATACGAGCAGAACGTCTACGCCTACAAGTCGCACATGGAAGAGTTGGAGAAGCTCAACCAGGGCATTCAAGAATCGATGGTGTTTGAAAACCGATACACTCAGTACACCATGGAAACGCTTCGAGTCGGCTGGGAGCAGTTACTCACCTCCATCAACCGGAACATCAACGAAGTTGAAAACCAGATTTTGACGCGCGATTCTAAAG gtaTCACCCAGGAACAGTTGAACGAATTCCGAAGCTCGTTTAACCACTTTGACAAGAACCGTGTCGGCCACCTGAAGCCCGACGAATACAAGTCATGTCTCGTCAGTTTGGGCTATTCACTCGGCAAGGACAAGCAGGGAGATATCGACTTCCAGCGCATCATGGCCATCGTCGATCCCAACAACAGCGGCTACGTTCTATTCGATGCCTTCCTCGATTTTATGACGCGAGAGTCCACCGACTCGGACACGGCCGAACAG
- the LOC124340860 gene encoding alpha-actinin, sarcomeric isoform X2 — protein MVEMTMTTMMDVNGVYMEQEEEWEREGLLDPAWEKQQRKTFTAWCNSHLRKAGTGIDNIEDDFRNGLKLMLLLEVISGETLPKPDRGKMRFHKIANVNKALDFIASKGVKLVSIGAEEIVDGNTKMTLGMIWTIILRFAIQDISVEEMTAKEGLLLWCQRKTAPYKNVNVQNFHLSFKDGLAFCALIHRHRPDLIPNYNQLSKDNPLENLNLAFDVAEKYLDIPRMLDPEDLCNSAMPDERAIMTYVSSYYHCFAGKIKAETAANRICKVLKVNQENERLMEEYERLASDLLEWIKRTLPWLESRQTDNSLAGVQKKLDEYRQYRRKHKPPRVEQKAKLETNFNTLQTKLRLSNRPAYMPTEGKMVSDIANAWKGLEGCEKSFEEWLLSEMMRLERLDHLAQKFKHKSDIHQGWTQGKEEMLSSQDFRSCRLPELKALKKKHEAFESDLAAHQDRVEQIAAIAQELNALDYHDTASVNARCQLICDQWDRLGSLTQSRRQALEEAERVLEKIDQLHLEFAKRAAPFNNWLDGAREDLVDMFIVHTMEEIQGLLDAHEQFKATLGEADKEYQSIVGLVQQVESIASQHSIPGGLDNPYTSLTAKDESSPKDITSKWAEVRQLVPQRDGTLQAELRKQQNNELMRRQFAEKANSVGPWIERQMDAVASIAMGMQGSLEDQLVRLKEYEQNVYAYKSHMEELEKLNQGIQESMVFENRYTQYTMETLRVGWEQLLTSINRNINEVENQILTRDSKGITQEQLNEFRSSFNHFDKNRVGHLKPDEYKSCLVSLGYSLGKDKQGDIDFQRIMAIVDPNNSGYVLFDAFLDFMTRESTDSDTAEQVIDSFRILAGDKPYILPDELRRELPPDQAEYCIQRMQPYKGPDGIPDALDYMSFSTALYGESDL, from the exons ATGGTCGAAATGACGATGACGACCATGATGGATGTCAACGGCGTCTATAtggagcaagaagaagaatgggagCGAGAGGGATTACTCGATCCAGCTTGGGAGAAACAACAGCGAAAG ACTTTTACAGCCTGGTGCAATTCTCACCTGCGCAAAGCCGGAACTGGAATTGACAACATCGAGGATGATTTCCGCAACGGACTCAAGCTCATGCTCTTGCTGGAAGTCATCTCCGGCGAGACCCTGCCCAAGCCCGACCGGGGAAAGATGAGATTCCACAAGATTGCCAATGTCAACAAGGCACTGGATTTTATCGCCAGCAAGGGCGTCAAGCTCGTCTCCATCGGAGCTGAAG AAATCGTTGATGGCAACACCAAAATGACTTTGGGTATGATTTGGACCATCATCTTGCGCTTCGCCATCCAGGATATTTCCGTCGAGGAAATGACGGCCAAGGAGGGTCTCCTCTTGTGGTGCCAGCGCAAGACGGCGCCTTACAAGAACGTTAACGTTCAAAATTTCCACCTCAG ctTCAAGGATGGCCTTGCCTTCTGTGCCTTGATTCACCGTCATCGTCCGGATCTGATACCCAACTACAACCAGCTGTCCAAG GACAATCCTTTGGAAAACTTGAACTTGGCTTTCGATGTAGCCGAGAAATACTTGGACATCCCTCGCATGTTGGATCCAGAAG ACCTGTGCAATTCCGCCATGCCTGACGAGCGTGCCATCATGACCTacgtttcttcttattatcaTTGCTTTGCCGGAAAAATTAAG GCGGAAACCGCAGCTAATCGCATCTGCAAAGTGCTCAAGGTTAACCAGGAGAATGAGCGCCTCATGGAAGAATACGAGCGTCTGGCCAGCGAC CTGTTGGAATGGATCAAGAGGACCTTGCCTTGGCTCGAGTCTCGTCAAACTGACAATTCTTTGGCCGGCGtgcaaaagaaattggacGAGTACCGGCAATACCGCCGCAAGCACAAGCCTCCTCGCGTTGAACAGAAGGCCAAACTGGAAACCAACTTCAACACGCTGCAGACAAAGCTGCGTCTGTCCAACCGACCTGCGTACATGCCCACCGAAGGCAAAATGGTTTCG GATATCGCCAATGCATGGAAGGGCTTGGAAGGGTGCGAGAAATCGTTTGAGGAGTGgctcctctcggaaatgatgaG ACTGGAACGTTTGGACCATTTGGCCCAGAAGTTCAAGCACAAATCCGACATCCATCAAGGATGGACTCAAGGCAAAGAAGAGATGCTCTCTTCTCAG GATTTCCGCTCTTGCCGTCTGCCGGAACTGAAGGCTCTCAAGAAGAAGCACGAAGCTTTCGAGAGCGACTTGGCTGCCCACCAAGATCGAGTCGAACAAATTGCTGCCATCGCTCAAGAACTCAA TGCGCTGGATTATCACGACACGGCTTCGGTTAACGCCCGCTGTCAGCTTATTTGCGACCAGTGGGATCGACTGGGATCACTAACCCAATCTCGTCGTCAAGCATTGGAGGAGGCCGAACGAGTGCTGGAGAAGATTGATCAACTTCATTTGGAGTTCGCCAAAAGGGCCGCG CCTTTCAACAACTGGTTGGATGGAGCACGTGAGGATTTGGTCGACATGTTCATCGTCCACACGATGGAAGAAATCCAGGGCTTGTTGGATGCTCACGAACAGTTCAAAGCCACGCTCGGCGAGGCGGATAAGGAATACCAATCGATCGTCGGTCTGGTTCAACAAGTCGAATCGATTGCCAGCCAGCACAGCATCCCCGGCGGCTTGGACAATCCATACACCAGTCTTACGGccaag GATGAATCATCACCCAAG gACATCACTTCCAAATGGGCGGAAGTCCGTCAGTTGGTTCCTCAAAGGGACGGCACTCTGCAGGCCGAGCTTCGTAAACAACAGAACAATGAGCTTATGCGCCGCCAGTTTGCCGAAAAGGCTAACTCGGTTGGACCGTGGATTGAGCGCCAAATGGACGCCGTGGCTTCGATCGCAATGGGAATGCAG GGATCATTGGAGGATCAGTTGGTCCGCTTGAAAGAATACGAGCAGAACGTCTACGCCTACAAGTCGCACATGGAAGAGTTGGAGAAGCTCAACCAGGGCATTCAAGAATCGATGGTGTTTGAAAACCGATACACTCAGTACACCATGGAAACGCTTCGAGTCGGCTGGGAGCAGTTACTCACCTCCATCAACCGGAACATCAACGAAGTTGAAAACCAGATTTTGACGCGCGATTCTAAAG gtaTCACCCAGGAACAGTTGAACGAATTCCGAAGCTCGTTTAACCACTTTGACAAGAACCGTGTCGGCCACCTGAAGCCCGACGAATACAAGTCATGTCTCGTCAGTTTGGGCTATTCACTCGGCAAGGACAAGCAGGGAGATATCGACTTCCAGCGCATCATGGCCATCGTCGATCCCAACAACAGCGGCTACGTTCTATTCGATGCCTTCCTCGATTTTATGACGCGAGAGTCCACCGACTCGGACACGGCCGAACAG
- the LOC124340860 gene encoding alpha-actinin, sarcomeric isoform X3, which yields MVEMTMTTMMDVNGVYMEQEEEWEREGLLDPAWEKQQRKTFTAWCNSHLRKAGTGIDNIEDDFRNGLKLMLLLEVISGETLPKPDRGKMRFHKIANVNKALDFIASKGVKLVSIGAEEIVDGNTKMTLGMIWTIILRFAIQDISVEEMTAKEGLLLWCQRKTAPYKNVNVQNFHLSFKDGLAFCALIHRHRPDLIPNYNQLSKDNPLENLNLAFDVAEKYLDIPRMLDPEDLINTPKPDERAIMTYVSCYYHAFQGAQQAETAANRICKVLKVNQENERLMEEYERLASDLLEWIKRTLPWLESRQTDNSLAGVQKKLDEYRQYRRKHKPPRVEQKAKLETNFNTLQTKLRLSNRPAYMPTEGKMVSDIANAWKGLEGCEKSFEEWLLSEMMRLERLDHLAQKFKHKSDIHQGWTQGKEEMLSSQDFRSCRLPELKALKKKHEAFESDLAAHQDRVEQIAAIAQELNALDYHDTASVNARCQLICDQWDRLGSLTQSRRQALEEAERVLEKIDQLHLEFAKRAAPFNNWLDGAREDLVDMFIVHTMEEIQGLLDAHEQFKATLGEADKEYQSIVGLVQQVESIASQHSIPGGLDNPYTSLTAKDITSKWAEVRQLVPQRDGTLQAELRKQQNNELMRRQFAEKANSVGPWIERQMDAVASIAMGMQGSLEDQLVRLKEYEQNVYAYKSHMEELEKLNQGIQESMVFENRYTQYTMETLRVGWEQLLTSINRNINEVENQILTRDSKGITQEQLNEFRSSFNHFDKNRVGHLKPDEYKSCLVSLGYSLGKDKQGDIDFQRIMAIVDPNNSGYVLFDAFLDFMTRESTDSDTAEQVIDSFRILAGDKPYILPDELRRELPPDQAEYCIQRMQPYKGPDGIPDALDYMSFSTALYGESDL from the exons ATGGTCGAAATGACGATGACGACCATGATGGATGTCAACGGCGTCTATAtggagcaagaagaagaatgggagCGAGAGGGATTACTCGATCCAGCTTGGGAGAAACAACAGCGAAAG ACTTTTACAGCCTGGTGCAATTCTCACCTGCGCAAAGCCGGAACTGGAATTGACAACATCGAGGATGATTTCCGCAACGGACTCAAGCTCATGCTCTTGCTGGAAGTCATCTCCGGCGAGACCCTGCCCAAGCCCGACCGGGGAAAGATGAGATTCCACAAGATTGCCAATGTCAACAAGGCACTGGATTTTATCGCCAGCAAGGGCGTCAAGCTCGTCTCCATCGGAGCTGAAG AAATCGTTGATGGCAACACCAAAATGACTTTGGGTATGATTTGGACCATCATCTTGCGCTTCGCCATCCAGGATATTTCCGTCGAGGAAATGACGGCCAAGGAGGGTCTCCTCTTGTGGTGCCAGCGCAAGACGGCGCCTTACAAGAACGTTAACGTTCAAAATTTCCACCTCAG ctTCAAGGATGGCCTTGCCTTCTGTGCCTTGATTCACCGTCATCGTCCGGATCTGATACCCAACTACAACCAGCTGTCCAAG GACAATCCTTTGGAAAACTTGAACTTGGCTTTCGATGTAGCCGAGAAATACTTGGACATCCCTCGCATGTTGGATCCAGAAG ATCTGATCAACACCCCCAAACCGGATGAGCGTGCAATCATGACGTACGTTTCGTGCTACTACCACGCCTTCCAGGGTGCCCAGCAG GCGGAAACCGCAGCTAATCGCATCTGCAAAGTGCTCAAGGTTAACCAGGAGAATGAGCGCCTCATGGAAGAATACGAGCGTCTGGCCAGCGAC CTGTTGGAATGGATCAAGAGGACCTTGCCTTGGCTCGAGTCTCGTCAAACTGACAATTCTTTGGCCGGCGtgcaaaagaaattggacGAGTACCGGCAATACCGCCGCAAGCACAAGCCTCCTCGCGTTGAACAGAAGGCCAAACTGGAAACCAACTTCAACACGCTGCAGACAAAGCTGCGTCTGTCCAACCGACCTGCGTACATGCCCACCGAAGGCAAAATGGTTTCG GATATCGCCAATGCATGGAAGGGCTTGGAAGGGTGCGAGAAATCGTTTGAGGAGTGgctcctctcggaaatgatgaG ACTGGAACGTTTGGACCATTTGGCCCAGAAGTTCAAGCACAAATCCGACATCCATCAAGGATGGACTCAAGGCAAAGAAGAGATGCTCTCTTCTCAG GATTTCCGCTCTTGCCGTCTGCCGGAACTGAAGGCTCTCAAGAAGAAGCACGAAGCTTTCGAGAGCGACTTGGCTGCCCACCAAGATCGAGTCGAACAAATTGCTGCCATCGCTCAAGAACTCAA TGCGCTGGATTATCACGACACGGCTTCGGTTAACGCCCGCTGTCAGCTTATTTGCGACCAGTGGGATCGACTGGGATCACTAACCCAATCTCGTCGTCAAGCATTGGAGGAGGCCGAACGAGTGCTGGAGAAGATTGATCAACTTCATTTGGAGTTCGCCAAAAGGGCCGCG CCTTTCAACAACTGGTTGGATGGAGCACGTGAGGATTTGGTCGACATGTTCATCGTCCACACGATGGAAGAAATCCAGGGCTTGTTGGATGCTCACGAACAGTTCAAAGCCACGCTCGGCGAGGCGGATAAGGAATACCAATCGATCGTCGGTCTGGTTCAACAAGTCGAATCGATTGCCAGCCAGCACAGCATCCCCGGCGGCTTGGACAATCCATACACCAGTCTTACGGccaag gACATCACTTCCAAATGGGCGGAAGTCCGTCAGTTGGTTCCTCAAAGGGACGGCACTCTGCAGGCCGAGCTTCGTAAACAACAGAACAATGAGCTTATGCGCCGCCAGTTTGCCGAAAAGGCTAACTCGGTTGGACCGTGGATTGAGCGCCAAATGGACGCCGTGGCTTCGATCGCAATGGGAATGCAG GGATCATTGGAGGATCAGTTGGTCCGCTTGAAAGAATACGAGCAGAACGTCTACGCCTACAAGTCGCACATGGAAGAGTTGGAGAAGCTCAACCAGGGCATTCAAGAATCGATGGTGTTTGAAAACCGATACACTCAGTACACCATGGAAACGCTTCGAGTCGGCTGGGAGCAGTTACTCACCTCCATCAACCGGAACATCAACGAAGTTGAAAACCAGATTTTGACGCGCGATTCTAAAG gtaTCACCCAGGAACAGTTGAACGAATTCCGAAGCTCGTTTAACCACTTTGACAAGAACCGTGTCGGCCACCTGAAGCCCGACGAATACAAGTCATGTCTCGTCAGTTTGGGCTATTCACTCGGCAAGGACAAGCAGGGAGATATCGACTTCCAGCGCATCATGGCCATCGTCGATCCCAACAACAGCGGCTACGTTCTATTCGATGCCTTCCTCGATTTTATGACGCGAGAGTCCACCGACTCGGACACGGCCGAACAG
- the LOC124340860 gene encoding alpha-actinin, sarcomeric isoform X1: MVEMTMTTMMDVNGVYMEQEEEWEREGLLDPAWEKQQRKTFTAWCNSHLRKAGTGIDNIEDDFRNGLKLMLLLEVISGETLPKPDRGKMRFHKIANVNKALDFIASKGVKLVSIGAEEIVDGNTKMTLGMIWTIILRFAIQDISVEEMTAKEGLLLWCQRKTAPYKNVNVQNFHLSFKDGLAFCALIHRHRPDLIPNYNQLSKDNPLENLNLAFDVAEKYLDIPRMLDPEDLINTPKPDERAIMTYVSCYYHAFQGAQQAETAANRICKVLKVNQENERLMEEYERLASDLLEWIKRTLPWLESRQTDNSLAGVQKKLDEYRQYRRKHKPPRVEQKAKLETNFNTLQTKLRLSNRPAYMPTEGKMVSDIANAWKGLEGCEKSFEEWLLSEMMRLERLDHLAQKFKHKSDIHQGWTQGKEEMLSSQDFRSCRLPELKALKKKHEAFESDLAAHQDRVEQIAAIAQELNALDYHDTASVNARCQLICDQWDRLGSLTQSRRQALEEAERVLEKIDQLHLEFAKRAAPFNNWLDGAREDLVDMFIVHTMEEIQGLLDAHEQFKATLGEADKEYQSIVGLVQQVESIASQHSIPGGLDNPYTSLTAKDESSPKDITSKWAEVRQLVPQRDGTLQAELRKQQNNELMRRQFAEKANSVGPWIERQMDAVASIAMGMQGSLEDQLVRLKEYEQNVYAYKSHMEELEKLNQGIQESMVFENRYTQYTMETLRVGWEQLLTSINRNINEVENQILTRDSKGITQEQLNEFRSSFNHFDKNRVGHLKPDEYKSCLVSLGYSLGKDKQGDIDFQRIMAIVDPNNSGYVLFDAFLDFMTRESTDSDTAEQVIDSFRILAGDKPYILPDELRRELPPDQAEYCIQRMQPYKGPDGIPDALDYMSFSTALYGESDL; this comes from the exons ATGGTCGAAATGACGATGACGACCATGATGGATGTCAACGGCGTCTATAtggagcaagaagaagaatgggagCGAGAGGGATTACTCGATCCAGCTTGGGAGAAACAACAGCGAAAG ACTTTTACAGCCTGGTGCAATTCTCACCTGCGCAAAGCCGGAACTGGAATTGACAACATCGAGGATGATTTCCGCAACGGACTCAAGCTCATGCTCTTGCTGGAAGTCATCTCCGGCGAGACCCTGCCCAAGCCCGACCGGGGAAAGATGAGATTCCACAAGATTGCCAATGTCAACAAGGCACTGGATTTTATCGCCAGCAAGGGCGTCAAGCTCGTCTCCATCGGAGCTGAAG AAATCGTTGATGGCAACACCAAAATGACTTTGGGTATGATTTGGACCATCATCTTGCGCTTCGCCATCCAGGATATTTCCGTCGAGGAAATGACGGCCAAGGAGGGTCTCCTCTTGTGGTGCCAGCGCAAGACGGCGCCTTACAAGAACGTTAACGTTCAAAATTTCCACCTCAG ctTCAAGGATGGCCTTGCCTTCTGTGCCTTGATTCACCGTCATCGTCCGGATCTGATACCCAACTACAACCAGCTGTCCAAG GACAATCCTTTGGAAAACTTGAACTTGGCTTTCGATGTAGCCGAGAAATACTTGGACATCCCTCGCATGTTGGATCCAGAAG ATCTGATCAACACCCCCAAACCGGATGAGCGTGCAATCATGACGTACGTTTCGTGCTACTACCACGCCTTCCAGGGTGCCCAGCAG GCGGAAACCGCAGCTAATCGCATCTGCAAAGTGCTCAAGGTTAACCAGGAGAATGAGCGCCTCATGGAAGAATACGAGCGTCTGGCCAGCGAC CTGTTGGAATGGATCAAGAGGACCTTGCCTTGGCTCGAGTCTCGTCAAACTGACAATTCTTTGGCCGGCGtgcaaaagaaattggacGAGTACCGGCAATACCGCCGCAAGCACAAGCCTCCTCGCGTTGAACAGAAGGCCAAACTGGAAACCAACTTCAACACGCTGCAGACAAAGCTGCGTCTGTCCAACCGACCTGCGTACATGCCCACCGAAGGCAAAATGGTTTCG GATATCGCCAATGCATGGAAGGGCTTGGAAGGGTGCGAGAAATCGTTTGAGGAGTGgctcctctcggaaatgatgaG ACTGGAACGTTTGGACCATTTGGCCCAGAAGTTCAAGCACAAATCCGACATCCATCAAGGATGGACTCAAGGCAAAGAAGAGATGCTCTCTTCTCAG GATTTCCGCTCTTGCCGTCTGCCGGAACTGAAGGCTCTCAAGAAGAAGCACGAAGCTTTCGAGAGCGACTTGGCTGCCCACCAAGATCGAGTCGAACAAATTGCTGCCATCGCTCAAGAACTCAA TGCGCTGGATTATCACGACACGGCTTCGGTTAACGCCCGCTGTCAGCTTATTTGCGACCAGTGGGATCGACTGGGATCACTAACCCAATCTCGTCGTCAAGCATTGGAGGAGGCCGAACGAGTGCTGGAGAAGATTGATCAACTTCATTTGGAGTTCGCCAAAAGGGCCGCG CCTTTCAACAACTGGTTGGATGGAGCACGTGAGGATTTGGTCGACATGTTCATCGTCCACACGATGGAAGAAATCCAGGGCTTGTTGGATGCTCACGAACAGTTCAAAGCCACGCTCGGCGAGGCGGATAAGGAATACCAATCGATCGTCGGTCTGGTTCAACAAGTCGAATCGATTGCCAGCCAGCACAGCATCCCCGGCGGCTTGGACAATCCATACACCAGTCTTACGGccaag GATGAATCATCACCCAAG gACATCACTTCCAAATGGGCGGAAGTCCGTCAGTTGGTTCCTCAAAGGGACGGCACTCTGCAGGCCGAGCTTCGTAAACAACAGAACAATGAGCTTATGCGCCGCCAGTTTGCCGAAAAGGCTAACTCGGTTGGACCGTGGATTGAGCGCCAAATGGACGCCGTGGCTTCGATCGCAATGGGAATGCAG GGATCATTGGAGGATCAGTTGGTCCGCTTGAAAGAATACGAGCAGAACGTCTACGCCTACAAGTCGCACATGGAAGAGTTGGAGAAGCTCAACCAGGGCATTCAAGAATCGATGGTGTTTGAAAACCGATACACTCAGTACACCATGGAAACGCTTCGAGTCGGCTGGGAGCAGTTACTCACCTCCATCAACCGGAACATCAACGAAGTTGAAAACCAGATTTTGACGCGCGATTCTAAAG gtaTCACCCAGGAACAGTTGAACGAATTCCGAAGCTCGTTTAACCACTTTGACAAGAACCGTGTCGGCCACCTGAAGCCCGACGAATACAAGTCATGTCTCGTCAGTTTGGGCTATTCACTCGGCAAGGACAAGCAGGGAGATATCGACTTCCAGCGCATCATGGCCATCGTCGATCCCAACAACAGCGGCTACGTTCTATTCGATGCCTTCCTCGATTTTATGACGCGAGAGTCCACCGACTCGGACACGGCCGAACAG